The Nymphaea colorata isolate Beijing-Zhang1983 chromosome 11, ASM883128v2, whole genome shotgun sequence genome includes the window TTGCACTCTTCTTCTGATGCTGAGTTAATTAATGCATTCGTGcttgctctttttcttctttttttttttaatcaaagaAGAGCCAGTTGTAATAACAGACACAGAGTAATCAATGCAATTCCATACGTTATAAGCCTAAGGTTTTACTGGTCAAAGAGGCGCCTGCGTgcaccaaaaaattaaaattgaagtagatGATGGTTGggtattttacaaattttttaacaactaatattttttggatttttaaatttttataactcttttttatttatataactCTACAGTTAAaggtattttgatcattatatATAATGGTTAGACCTGGGCGTCAGGCGGCCTGGTCCAAGAGTTTGACCTGGGTCGATCTAATACCGAGCCGGGTCCAGCctgattaaaattaaaaaaatattttttaaatataaaataaatttttaaaaatataaaatattatgaaGCTTATCGAGATCATTGTGGTGAGGAGGGTCTTAAGGTCTCGTCTCTATCCTAATTTACAGGCATCATTCGGGGTCTTGAGGCGTTTGCGCCATGGATCACTCTATTTGAAACATTAATTCaatgttggatttgaattggatttgaatgGACTGGATCTATGTTGGATTTGAATGGCCTGGCTTTAGTTGTTATCTGGGTCAGCTTCACGAAACCCCGGGTCACTATTTTATAGTcgattaaaaatttattaactatatatttaatgtcccacaaaaaaaaaaattaggtctTCGCCTAATGGTGTtattttgagaaataaataCATAGAACAAGCGTTTCTTTTTTGGGGTGGGTTggtgagggagagaggagagctTCACCAACCAAAGAACTCTGCCCTTCATCTCTACAAGATTCCCCAGCTTTGACTTTAAAAGATAAGGAGATAAGACCACTTTGGACTCATGGTGGCGCCCATAGTTAAATTTATTAATTGACTTACAGACGAATCAAACATCAGATAAAAAGAACTCTCCTTTGTGCAAGTACAAGTGCATGTCAATGTTTCTATATTTTACTGCTGCCTTTTCTTTCATGTGGTCACGTACAATATATTCTACTTTTTCtagtcttttcttcttcatcggctgcaaaaaaaaaaaaaaagtctttggcttttcctttttttctgacCTTGTTTAAACTGGGGATGTATGACCCTTCATATAATTGACTCCTGCCCTTCTTTCTATTCAAGAAGCAGCGTTAAACTCGAAGGAAAATGATGTGATGATTTCTATATGTAGTGATAGGAAACGACATGCACATGTGAGAGGAAATGGAGtgcatgtgcgtgtgtgtgtggtgGTTGTGCAATCAACGACAAAGCTCCTCATGTTGTATTCAATGAATATAATTATTCAATTCTTGCAATTCAACTTGCCttttgagagaaaacaaatataaaatctAATTTATTGATGTTACTCTCAGCCATTTAGTGTGTATTCTACGAGTTTATGACATTTTCGCTAGTGTTGAAATTTTTGACATGTTTGCTTCAGCAGAACTAACGTTTTGTGATTGAAGCGGTCGTGAAGGTAAAGGTCAAAGACGAATTTAATTAAGATATGCCTTATCTACCTTGACCAACGTTtatctcttccttctcttttcttcttttttttttgtcgctCAGATTTGACAATTTGAtgtgatattttcctttttaatgtaTTGCTGGAAATCTGGAGCAAACGTGGATATCTTGTCTGCGGTAGACTTGAAAAAGACATAATGGTTGGTGGCCCCAAGAAAGAGACTCAGCACATCGGTTACTTTGAAGGGCATCGCGTGGATTAatctaaaaaaaacatttggtGAACCAAGCATTTAATTTTACATTGTTTCTGTAAAAATTATTAATTCTATATGGAATGTGCTCAGTTTAtgtaaaaattattaattttatatgGAATGTGCTCAGTTTAtgtaaaaattattaattttatatgGAATGTGCTCAGTTTAGATTCTCATAGATGATGCTTGCTCCCTTTCATTTCTGTGGATGCTACTTTTTAGATTGGTTGGCAGGCGAAGATATGATATACACGATGCTCAAATTGAAGGGTGTACCATAGAGCTACACATTCCAAACCAATCTTTGaccttgaaaagagaaaaaaagggtgGCTTTCGCCTCTCGCATATCACTTAAAACATGCTTAAGTGTGTCTTTATATAACCATCTTTTATGACTTTTCTTAATATTAATGGCCATACTTTTCATATCAATCAGATACTTCTGTAATAAGAATTAtactttttataaaaacaagCTATCAAATCAGAGTTAATTGGTAAACCTTGatgcccaaaaaataaaataaagagctAGTTAGCTTTTCTTACTAGAGAAATGAAAGATGTTAGCAACTTGTTTTCAGATTTCAATATTATCTTCCACTGAATTACTTTTCAACTGATCCTCTCTCTCCTCACCTAGCGAGGGAAAATTTGATATATGGAAATTGGagcttactttttttttgtttagtttggAGACGACAACCGATCTCTTCATGCGTTTCTTTTGACAGTTTTAGTAAAAAGGAGcccattaacaaaaaaaaaatattaagtgttacttattttcaaaactataaagaaaaacaagcattcaaatgaaaatttctaaattctaTAGCAAGAACGAGTCCACTATGAGAGTGACCCGCTCTGGTCcattatgaaaatgaaaggtttTGAATCTCCGAGCGTCCAAATCGTGATACTGCTCGTTTCTTGGCAAACGTGTCTTCTATAGAGTGGTAGGAAGACAATTTCAATCAAACATCAAGCCAAAGTCCATAGAATTTTCCAAGGGACTGAGTTTTCTCGACGTCAGATTTTTTGTAAAGGTCCATACACGATCTTTGGCAATCCGTTTGACAATAGTAACAGTCATCACGTATAGATTTATGAGATACTTTCATGAATCTACATCGATATTTAatgtaaatacatagaaaattTATATACTATCATTGTTATCAAATAATCCCTTATGCATCACTtatacaaaataaatttaacCATCATCTCAATAATGTAATGCAACTTATGAGTGCTAGAATCAAGGGTAGCTTCCAGGAGTTATTGCTCTCTCtcctattttgaaaaaaaaaatttgtttgtgatttaaaaataaataaatttaacccctacaaaaattttggaaaataaaatttggCCTCCATAAGACATTATGTGATGTGATGGAAATTGTCTTGAGATTTGTCAATATGGCAGATCTGGCCCGCAGCCGCCCTTATATGATTGGGTTTTGTAAATCCAAATCTGGCTACATGGTGTATCCCAATTGGTAGAATATTCCTTGGGGTTATTCCGTGCttggaaataaaaatgaataaatatagtgatatttttattcttcgtcaccataaataaaaataaagaaaaaaataatgaatggtGTGAATGAGCGAATGACTCGACTTGACCCATTGAATGGTGGGTTCACAATCCACTACCTTAACCCACTTGGCTGCAGCCCGCCCCACCCTGGATCAACCAAACTTAATTTGATTAACCTACTCTGTCTTACATCTTTAAACCCTAACCATGTTAGGGTTTTCAACTTAATTTCCTTGCAACCCTACATGCAGGTGAAAAGGGCCCCATTCTTTTTCCATTACCTCACAATCAAGAAGATTGATGCCTACATAAACAGTAAAAGAAATtaaggagaaaaacaagaagaaaaaactttacaatatatatatatatagaacgtTGCTAACAAAAACCCTAACTCTCCAGTAGGTTATTTCACGCTAGCTAATTCATAATCAGGCGGTAATTCTCTCAACTCTCTAGGATAATATTGAATGCATTCTACCAATTGATATTCTGCCTCACACAAGAGGAAGACCTTAACTTGATTAAATTCCTTGGTTTCATATCTTTAAACCCTTATCATGGTTGGCGTCTTGAACTAGTTAAGAACATCAAATTAAAAGAAGTGCAGTTCAGGTCGGAAGATGTCCGATTAATAAAGTAGGAATCTGCCAGTAAAgttgaattttttcttattgtgATTAAGAGTCGTGCCCACGCTGTGTATAATCAGACTGTATCACGTCCAGAGTACCGCACCGGTATATTTCCTTCAAGCCCGTCAGAACAAGCATGCAATCAGATTGGTTATATTAGAGTTTTCGGAAGAGTTTTGTTAATTTTAGTTGAACCAATTTCAGATGTAACACGTAAACAAAACTTGTTGAGTGGGTTTGGATCTTGATAGATATCTTGCATAATTCGATCGTACAAATCATACGTATACAACAAATTCAGAATTTAGTTCAGcaacataaatataagaaagCTTACATTGTTTTGTCCCTAGAGAGAGTGTGTATGTAGTATAGTAGTAGTGCTCTTCATTGGAGGATGATAGCATCGGATGATTCTTGACGAAATTTTCCTTAGTCAGACCTAAAAGTAAGACAATTGTTCCAAGTTGAATCTCAATGGATAGGCGGAACTCAACACTCAATTAAGTGGTCAGATTTACTAATGGATCACCAGGTTGAGAAATTTGCTGCTTGATGAAAGGTAAAGAAATGAAGCTTCAAGAAACATCAATGAAATCTCTGCTACCTGGTGTTTTGCTACGCATTTAACATAAGATTTTTATCCATTCAGTAATTCATACTACCTTCAAGGCTACAATTTATTTGCATCCACAAGTTGCAACTtcgtgttttttcttttctttttgaaagacCAAACATTTGGGCCCTTGTACACAAGTATCCTGCACCTTTTACTAGCAATTTAGGCAAATCAATGAACGTTATGAAGCCTTAAAAGTTAAATAAGCGCTTGAAGAATCTTACAGAAAGGAATTCCAACTTTTACCCGTTTAAGACGCCTAGGTGAAACTTGATATCCTTATTGCTGACTGGTAAACTTGACTAACTTTCGGCATGTCACCTGGAAGAAATATTggcatatataaataaaaggaagaaatgcATATAGCAAGTATACTGAAAATAACCACTTTTATGACATTAATATATTAGATAAAGCATGTCATACCACTTTTGAAGGTCGCCCCAACATTTTTGGGGAAATGACTCATCAAAATTAGGTTATTGAAGGTAGAACCAATCTGTTGTAAAATACACAACTTTAAAGTTTAGAAAGAATTACAAGTTCACAAAGGGCACAACACCAGCTATATACAAGAATCCGATGGTGTCAGCAGTAGAACATCAGCTTCTTCACTTTGTCATCTGGTTTGGGCAATGGAATAGTCACCAATGGAGGTGCAGGCCTTGAGAGAGCGAATCTGGAGGGACTTGAGCTCATTGCCGCAGACACAGCTCTTTCAAGATACATTCTACCACGATATGCAGCAAGATGAGCGTAGTAAGCTGGTGGTACCAATGAGACAGGCTTTGTGCATCTAACAAAAGTGTAGCACAAGTTGTGTATCAGTTGCTGTAGTTCATCAGAACTGAAATGACTCTCGTCCCAAAGAACATGGTAGTGAGTTGGTCGGCTGGTACCTCTCACCCCAGAGTGACtacagagaaaaaaatcaaactccCTTGGATGTGTGATCACTGTATCCACGACTGTTCCAGGTGGAATGTTTCCATGACTGTTAGCAATTTTGCTGTTCAGCTCATCAAGAAACAGTCTGGTGTGATGCCTTTTTTGGACAACCACAAAAGTTATGGACGGGTTGTAGTCAGGAACCCTCTGACAAGCTGATTTGATAGCCTTCAGCTCCTCCTGCAACACTTTGTAGAACTGGGTCTCGCTGACTCCATCTCGGAAGAAAATTATTCTTTTGGGATGTTGGCCGATCCCGTGGCAGAAATCATCCAGCAATTCTTCCACCATTTCCTGTAGATCTAGAATGATTTCCTGTCTATGCCTTTGAGATCTCATCCTCgatatgtatttatttgcaaATGGCCAGTTCATGCTACCAACCACAGCTGCAATGGACGGACTGTAGTCATCAAGTGGATGGGGATGAGTCACATCGGCACCCATAAACATTGCAGGCTCATCATCAGCAAACAAACGGGGGTTTTGCCAAGGCAGGGGATTGAACAATGCCACTGTGCTTCCACCAGCCTTGGCATTTATTTTCAAGGCTAAATTGGTCAGGAACTGGGGACTCAACCTGCTCAGGTTGGGGTATAGACAGCACTGACTTATAACACCTATTTTTGTTTCTGCAATACGTTTCAAATCAGCATAACCTTTGTGCTTTTTCTCCATGACGCAGATGACCAGCTGCAGATTACCAGATGCAGCTTCTTGGACATCTCTCAGTATGGTTTCAAGCCTGGAGGCATTGTTCAGTGCTTGAATCTGCTCAAACTGTGGCCGCCTTATGGTCATTCGGTTTAGAGTAATACCTAATTTCTCACATCTCTGAGCAAGCTGGAAAATAAATCTGGGAATACACGAATGCTGTTGAGGGGTGCCCCCAAAACTTACGAGCGCCCATCTGTTGATCCTCACGGCCTCCAGGACGTGGCTGTCAATCATATTCCATTGACGATCCTGGTTAGATGGGATTATGTCCCTAACGCGACCATTGTTGCCAAGCCTCAACCGGGGAGGACTAAGTAATCTTCCGTTTAACTTGGTCATTTCTTGAGAAACATGCAGCCTAAACCCTTTTGCATATTTAAGACTGCCCATGAACAGAAAGCATCAGTCTAGCTGTTCTCTACGTGCAAACTACAATGAACATGTTGCCGATCATAGATTTTGTACACAAACAATAACAAAAGGAGTCACCAGAAACAGGCAGAAGGAAACCAGGTGCAAACCATAAATAGAATGTTGTTCATCATATATGTTGCGCACAATTAAAAACAATAGGAAAGACATAAAAAGTAAGGCAGAAAGAAACCagtatttgaattgaattttaaagggagagacagagaaatTTCCCCTAGTCTTTTTGAAAAGATAAGACCATGACAAAAACATTGAGAAACCAAGATTCACCAACTGATGGCAATTTCCAGAGCATGCATTTTACCTTGTTGGTCCAACATCTCCATGCATGAGACCATTGATAATCCCCATTCTTTCCCTCGGTTTCTGGCAGCCCAACTGAAGGATCTTCCTGGTCTGTTCATCAGAGAGCTTGCTAATGTATTTCTGGCCCTCACAGACAATGCAGAGCTCCATTGGAATATAACATGGTTTGGTTCTGCTGATCTGCAAGCATGGCAAATTCCGGAACTGGATGTCATGGTTGTAGTGCTGTTTGAAGTAATCCACCACCCTTAGCAACTCCCCATCCTTACTCTCGAATCTTAAATTCTCTGTCGTTTCACTGGTTAAGCTAAAAACTCTAAACCTTTGATCAGTATCCCTGTGGCACACAAAGATCCGGATGTTCCTTAGGGCCTTCTCAACCTCATTCCTCTCTTCACCCATCAGAGTTCTTGTCTTCCTCTGGGACAAATCCCTCAGAGAGTTAAAACGCTTTTGAAGATACTGAATAATGCTAATGCTCTCATGGAAAGCTGCCACCGAGAAATTAACATTGAGGGCAAGACCTTGTTGTGTTGGTCGAAGGCTTTGAAAGAATCCTCCCAATCCAACAGCTCCTCCACCAATGCTCCTCTCCTCCCCCATTGACCTTGAATAGAAAGACCTGTTTATTGGTATGCAGTTCTCGGTTGGATACTCCCTGAGAACAACATCTAAGGCATGAAGGTATTCTTGAGGAAGAGGGACATGATGCTCTTCATCACTTGCCAAGCAGCGAATCAAGTCTGTCCCATCGAGTCTTGATACCAGCTTGATGCTTACCTTGAAAAGTTTATGCCTCTGTGTCATATTGGAACATCCAGTGGATGAGGAGGCAGGTAAGGGCAGATTGACAAGGAAATCCAGCCTGTCGCTCTGAAACCTGATGGGGCTATAGAGGTTTCTTCTACCATCAAAGACTGGGAAGCTGCCAGAAAAAAGTGAGTTCTCCTCgacaaaattttgtttgatgagCCTTGAGATCTCTTTTGATGGTGCCGGAGATATTTTGATGTCATAGTGGAACACTGGCAGGGAAGAATCAAATTCAACCAGGAAATGGTTTGCAACAAGACGAACTGGAATTCCTTGCTTTCCACCAGAATCAGGTCTCTTCATTGCCACCAACAGCTGAAAATGTGTGTCCAGCTGTTGTTTCCCATAAGAAACAGCATCAACTTCTTGAATTGTGTTAACTTGATGCATTATCTCATCAACAGCTTAAAAAGACAGAGAATAACAAAAATTCAGGAAATTGCCAGGAGTGTATTCACTGCAAACCCTACTAACTTTGGCTTGAAACactaattatttatttaagaagaaaaaggaaaagaggagtCGATGACTGTCAACACCCAGTACACTTAAAAGGAAGTAAATTGTGAAGGAAAATATCTTCTATtatcaaaaaaggaaacaaggatGGAAATATGATAACAGAGAAATATGACAGctataaaaaagttaaatatgtgaatgatgaaAGTGCTTCCATGTTAATTTAACGAAGCCACAACGTCAATTACACTGTCAGAAAATGACGCTCTGTAATATCTAAAATTACCAGAACAGAGTTGGTAAAACAGATGATACAATAAATGAAATAGATATGCTACTATTTCAGATGGAAATTCACCCGAACTTTGCACGTTCACTAGACACAACATGAAAAAGAGCATAACATGAGACTACGTATCTCCATTCCATTATCTCAATCTGGGTAAAACTCCTCTGAAAAAGcaaatttcaaacttcaaagttcaGAGTTGACAaacattttctgaattttatcCTTAATAACATTTCCATGCATCTAACTAGGTCATATATTACACAAATGTAtctgaaaaagttaaaaggtgCTTGGCTTTTCAGTTTCCACTTAAAACTGTCAAGCCAATAAAGAAAAGGTGTGGATGCAATAGCCTGATTTGTCCACAGAATTAAATCTTTCAGTAAGTTCAAGCTGGAACTCAGCTATCCCAACTTgcatttcttccttccttttttttttctgtgtctCCCGATTCCATCTTCGAATCCTGGTTGCCTACAGCCTGTGTAACTGGTGTGTGACACCAATAAACTTCCTGAGACCCAGCAAGACGCTTTCTTTGTCACTTTTTAGAGTTTACCTGATGCAAAGGTCTGAGCAGCATCAAACTAATCAAAACCAACTTCCTTTTATTTTAAACTTGGATTCAGAGTTCAAATATTTGCCGCTTGGAAGACATGTTAatttgttcttcaatttttagattttaaaaaatgcttTGATATATGTAACTGAATTGTATATATGATTAATAAGGAAAAGTGGTGAATCCTTCTCTAACATAGAGTTCTGATATGTTATAAAATAGCAGCCAATGGTAAGCACCAGAGAATTAATTAACAAGGCTGGGAAAAGCACTTGACACCAATGCTGTCTGTATTGCATAGGTTGCAAACTTATAAGATACACTTACGATACACGTTTTTCATGTGACGACCGATATGGACCGTATCTTATCATACGATGCAATTTTTCAAACAGACGCACCATGCCCCTTTTGTTGGATTCGCACTCAACACAAGCCAACAAGAGTCGGTCATTAAGTTTGTATCTTTAACGTCTATTTTTCTATCTGTTTTTTATTGGATTCTGCTATCTGCACTTTCTCATTGCACTCTTAagtttgtatttcattttgttgtgcaAGGGATGCACTTCTTCACTGCACTCACTAATTTGTTCCCTTTCTAACACGTCTAAGAGCTCTGGGAGGGACAACTTGTGCAggttttggattgaaattgccaaATAAATCATCAAGTTGAGGGAAAAATCGCCAGTTATGAAGGGAGATTTACTCGTGGGAAACTCATTCATGTTTggaaagaagatttttgtgttACTTTTTCTACCAAACATGTAATatctaaatttcaaattttacatatatttcCATTGTTTTCTTAAGTTTACTATAGGTTTctatctaagtcacatgggtacgggtacggtttGGGTACAGGTACGAAGATACGGGTACGGACacgacaactttaaaaaatgcgGGAACGGGGGTACGAcaggatatatgtatgtatatatgcaaaataacacaaaaaaatcaaaatgaaagcaacattttagtaaacaagtgatataaataaaaacattagtatgttaatgaacaataactctaaaaatagaatgaaaagtaaggtggaaaaaattaaatcaaaataaaatttaagcaGTTTGAATTCAAAGGTACCCCAGTGTGTCCAAGTGCCCATTTTGGGTACAGGTACGGTGACACGGGTATGTGGatcttactgaagtacccatgtgacttaggtttcTATTGATTTtaggaattttatttttttaatgtgctTTTAAcatattatggcttatgaatgatgaatcatgaatgttcattATGTGAGTGATGAgtttttatatagaacacatttttcatgttttttctttatttttcagaattttactgatttttcttattttttatgatttaaaaataattttatatgtttacGATACATACAATATGGCATATAGATCATCCCAACCGATTCGTGTTacaattcaatttttaaaatattgctGGAACAACATCTGGTACTTTATGCAATTTGATGGTGCccaatccaaggactcaaagtTCATTTGTTGAAAACTGGACCAAATCATTAAAGTACGACAACAATTGGAAGAAAAGCAACTAGAAAATATACAGGATCAGGACAATCAGAAAATTTTGGAGAACTATAGTTGAATAACATTTTTTtctagtcatttttttttcaaaactctcACTTGAGGGCTGTAATTGAGTTCTTGAAAGTTGTGGATTTCAGTTCTTATGTTATCCTGGATTTTCAAAAGCATAAGGCTGTATCTGGGAACAGCATCTTGTAGTTTCTGCGCTGAAGCAACAGCTCCTATTATGTTTGGAAACTGTGTTCCACCAGTGCATCTGGAAGGTGATGAGACACCCTATACATTTGTTCAACCACCACATCAGCAAATTTTCTTGGAAGAATCCACATGAACATCGACTATGGAAATCCACGTCAGAAATGAAAGTCACAACACATATATCCCACTGAACAGTTTTCAAGTAAAGGGCCTCAAAATCAGGCTGCAGaattacaaaatacaaactccaatagctgaaaattgtagTTATTAGAGTAGAACTAAGAGCAAGCAGTGTCGGAATCAGAATCAAGAACCAACCACTCCAACATTTTGGATCATTCAGgaaataagaaacaaataaagaagcAACATGGCTAATCATTGAGTAGGTCATACTTTTTGATAATTAAAAACACTAACAAATTGACATAAGTAataccaatgttgtaaaaagcgcaTTGTAAGTCGTATCTGTCAGGCCAATAGATATGCCGTATCGTAAAGTATCATAATGTATTGTATGTGtatcgtaaatttattttttaatttaaaaaatagaaaaaattatagataaattagacaaatcaagaaaaataaaaattatgtttttttaatgaaaaaacatgttatacgTAATAGCAGGCTTATTATAGGtatgaagttacttcacaaacattaataagtagtcataatatcatataacaacacaacatgaactaagacatcaagaaacgtaatttataagatgatctacataataactcataagtaagtcataagatccataacacatcaaaaaccaagttttacttACAGTCGTATGCTATACATCACAtcacaagacaaaattgttcaatgttaatgcaaataacaaatgaaaacagcttcactcataatctttatcatctcattctcattttcatctttcgtAGAAGATATAAACCTTCTTTACCTAAACAAGAATCAATCATCCATGCATAAATCTGCCCTCAAATTGAcgatttcatggtgaaactgAGAAAATTGCCACAATCTCCCCCTTCTTCAACTATTAGATATGTTcagaaatgaagagagagacaagttttaaaaattagtttgaaaaaggGTGGTTTTAACCacctatttttcaaataaacatgtatcgtgcgatacggggtgTATTGCCCTGTATTGTATGATACAGGTTGTGTATCGCATGATACATGTGATACACATACAAAAACACCACCTGTTTGTGACccaggtggtgtatcgtatcgtaaatttaaaaCGAGACggtacgtatcgtatgatacgtaccGTCTCGttttaaatttacgatacgATACACAACCTGGGTCGCAAACAGGTGGtgtatt containing:
- the LOC116263874 gene encoding protein argonaute 7, which gives rise to MHQVNTIQEVDAVSYGKQQLDTHFQLLVAMKRPDSGGKQGIPVRLVANHFLVEFDSSLPVFHYDIKISPAPSKEISRLIKQNFVEENSLFSGSFPVFDGRRNLYSPIRFQSDRLDFLVNLPLPASSSTGCSNMTQRHKLFKVSIKLVSRLDGTDLIRCLASDEEHHVPLPQEYLHALDVVLREYPTENCIPINRSFYSRSMGEERSIGGGAVGLGGFFQSLRPTQQGLALNVNFSVAAFHESISIIQYLQKRFNSLRDLSQRKTRTLMGEERNEVEKALRNIRIFVCHRDTDQRFRVFSLTSETTENLRFESKDGELLRVVDYFKQHYNHDIQFRNLPCLQISRTKPCYIPMELCIVCEGQKYISKLSDEQTRKILQLGCQKPRERMGIINGLMHGDVGPTSLKYAKGFRLHVSQEMTKLNGRLLSPPRLRLGNNGRVRDIIPSNQDRQWNMIDSHVLEAVRINRWALVSFGGTPQQHSCIPRFIFQLAQRCEKLGITLNRMTIRRPQFEQIQALNNASRLETILRDVQEAASGNLQLVICVMEKKHKGYADLKRIAETKIGVISQCCLYPNLSRLSPQFLTNLALKINAKAGGSTVALFNPLPWQNPRLFADDEPAMFMGADVTHPHPLDDYSPSIAAVVGSMNWPFANKYISRMRSQRHRQEIILDLQEMVEELLDDFCHGIGQHPKRIIFFRDGVSETQFYKVLQEELKAIKSACQRVPDYNPSITFVVVQKRHHTRLFLDELNSKIANSHGNIPPGTVVDTVITHPREFDFFLCSHSGVRGTSRPTHYHVLWDESHFSSDELQQLIHNLCYTFVRCTKPVSLVPPAYYAHLAAYRGRMYLERAVSAAMSSSPSRFALSRPAPPLVTIPLPKPDDKVKKLMFYC